The DNA sequence TGTTGTATTCCCCTCGTCAACATTCCCTATTTTATGAATCATTCCCGTGTAATACAGTAATCTTTCCGTTAAAGTTGTTTTTCCTGCATCTACATGCGCTATTATCCCTATATTTCTTGTGTTGTATTTCATTTTTTTTAAAATTAAATGGTTGATTTTTGAGACTTCAGGAACGAAATCTCCTTTATTGTAAGATCTGGAAATAGGGTAGCAAAAAAGGCCTATCTAAATAGAAAGGCCTTCAATATATTTTTGTAAAATTAAGGTCGTAAACTATTCAGATAAATATTTAATGCTACCAAAGTACACCGCTCTGATAGGATTGCTTAAAGTAATAATATGTATCATTTTTGTTGACATGCTTGATTGTTAATCGGTTGCAAAAATAGTGAAATTTCTTAAAATATCAAAAAAATCGTCATTCCTATTAAAAAGAACGTTTGATAAATCTTAAAAAGTTATAAAAAAAACAGACTTTGGTTTTAAAAAATTATCTTTGGGAGGAATTGAATAATTCTATTAAAAACTAACAACAAAAAATAAAATTGTATTAAGCATTCTATTTTTTTAGAGGAGCTTCATATACATTATAATTGGTACCATTTTGAAAGCAGATATTGACATCCACAACCACCATCATTTTTCTTTTGATTTGTGGCTTACCTTAATAAAATCTCACCCTGAATTTAAAGCAAAAAGAGTTGAGCTGTTCACCTCGTTTTTTAGTATTAGCCAACCCGTAGAGGAGGTGGCAAAAACGGTAAAATACTACGATGATTTATGCAATACAATCAATGAGGTAATAGGAGGAAATGTGGATACTTTTGAAATTTATTTGCTCATATTAAATGCTCTGAACGTTGATATAAAACAAATTAACAGAGATGATCTGACTCTGTTTTATACCAAAAGTGAAGAATTATTTCTTGAATATAAACCTGTGATTATTTTTGAAAATGTTCATCAGTTTTTTGATGAGATCAAAAATCAGGGAAAAACAATTAATATATTAAGTAACACGGGATTTATAAAGGGGAAAACACTTCGGAAATTTCTGATTGAAGAAAATCTCGATGAGTATATCGATTTCCATATCTACTCTGATGAGATTAACTGTTCAAAACCCAATCCGATTGCTTTTCAGGAAGTGAAAAATAAAATTAAAAATCAGGATATTGAACTTCATCAGGTTTTACATATTGGTGATAATGTGATTGCTGATTTTAACGGAGCGAAGAGTTTTGGTTTCAATGCACACTTACTTAAACATTAAAGATAATAACGATGAACACGAGGTATAGTTTACATCACATTCATTCTGCAGAGGAATTCACTTTTTCTCCTGCGGAATACAGTTATTTTAAATATGGAGACAGGTCTTATGCTGAAAAGTTTGCTAAAGAACTGTTCGATGGATTTATTACTCACCATGAGGAAATTTTCACTACAGATAAAGAAATTGTGATATTGCCCAGTCCTTATATGGCAATTCCTACGGCTTCAAATTTTTTATGCTTTTACTTTAAAAAATGCTTAGACTTTTATCTGTTTCAAAAAGGGAAAAAATCAAGTGTTTTATCGAAGATCAACCGCAATCACACCTATACCACAGATTATGGAAATCTTAGCTTTGAAGATCGTAAAAATTTGATTGCCAACGATACTTATTATATCGATAAGGATTTTTTAAGAGGAAAACTTTGTATTTTTATAGATGATATTAAAATCACAGGAAGTCACGAACATACTGTAAATAAAATATTAAACGAATATGCTGTGAACGCAGATTTTATGTTCTTATATTATGCGGAACTCATGAACTTTGATATTGATCCTACTATTGAAAACTATTTCAATTATTACGCAGTAAAAAATGTAGATCATATTGCTGAAGTCATGATAAAGCCAAGTTTTCAGTTCAATACCAGGATTGTAAAATATATTTTAGGGTTGAATTCAAGTAATTTTGAATATCTTACGTCTAAAGTAAGAAAGGAACATATGGATGACTTGCTGGAATTAGCAATCAGCAACAATTATCATTTAATAAAAGAATACGAAAATAACATCAATACTTTAACACAAACCGAATTATATTATGGCTATTAACTTACAAAAAGGACAAAGAGAAAATATAAATGCCCCTAAATTTACAGTAGGTTTAGGATGGGATATCAATAATACATCTACAGGCGGAGCTTTTGACCTGGATGCTTCTTTATTTTTATTAGGAGAAAACAAAAAACTAGTTTCAGACAATCACTTTATTTTTTACAACAATCTGGAGTCTCCGGATAAAGCGGTGATCCATACTGGTGATAATTTAACTGGTGATGGAGATGGTGATGATGAACAGATCAAAATTGATTTAACTAAAATAGATTCTGCAGTAAAAGAAATCACGGTAGTCGTTACGATCCACGAAGCAGAAGCAAGAAAACAAAATTTCGGACAGGTAAGAAATTCTTTCATCAGAATTTTCAATACAGATACCAATGAAGAGCTTCTGAAATATGAATTAGATGAAGATTTCTCTATCGAAACCGCTGTTGAATTCGGAAGGATATATAACCGCAACGGAGAATGGAAATTCGAAGCTGTAGGAAGCGGACAGAGAGAAGGTCTTGAAAAATTTGTGTCAATCTATCAATAATTTAGTATGGATAATCAATCAAATCAACCTACTGATCCAATTCAGCCGATTGAACCTCTTAAAACATTTGAACCCGCTCCGCCAGTCCAGCCGACTCAGGGAGCTGCTCCGGTTCTGGTTGACAGAGATGGAAATGTGAATTTAACTCAGATACAGGATGCAGATCTTCAAAAATATGAAACTGCGGCTAATGCAATAGATGAAACCAACCCAGGTTCTATCGTGAACTTTGGTTCTGAACTTCAAAAGACTTTAGCCAATCAGAGTGATAGTTTTTTAAATAATGTAAGAAGATCAAATTCCGGAGAAGTAGGAGAGTTAATCAATAATTTATTGGTTGAACTTAACTATGTGGATGTGGATGAAATCAATGGCGGAAATAAAGTAAAAGGCTTTTTCAGTCGTTTGCCATTCATGAAGAAAATGATCACTCAGGTAGAAAACTTATTTGCCAAGTACGATAAAATTGTTAATAATATAGATCAGATCTCTTATAAAGTAAATGCAGGAATTATTACTTCTACAAAAGATAATGCTGTATTGCAGACTATTTTTGATAGTAATGTAAACTCGATCAAGCAGATTGAAGATCTTGTTATTGCAGGAAATTTAAGAATGGAAAGAGCAGGCAGAGAGCTTTCCGAAATGGAGACTAATGTTCAAAATTATGCTGATTATCAGATCGCTGATAAAAGAGATTTTATCAACAGATTAGACAGAAGATTGGCTGACCTTAAAGTGGTTCGTTTGATCATGATGCAGTCTCTTCCGCAGATCAGACTGGTACAAAATAATAATGTTTCTATTGCTGAGAAGGCACAGACCATCCTTACAACGACACTTCCTGTATGGAAAAATCAGCTTTCTTTAGCTGTTGCGATGCACAGGCAACAGCAGAATATTGAGATCCAGCAGAAAGTTTCTTCTACTACAGAAGAGATCTTGAGAAAGAATGCAGAACGTCTTGGACAGAATTCAAGAAATGTTGCTAAGGCTAATGAACAGACAATTGTTTCTGCTGAGACCTTGAAAGAAACAACAGCAATGTTGATCAATACGCTTAATGAAGTGAAACAGATTCAGAAACAGGGAACAGAGAACAGAAGAAAGCTGGATCAGGATCTTCAGTCATTAGAAAGCGAATTAAAAGCAAATATTAGAGGTTAATAAGACGGTATACCGGTGGATGATGAAGCTGTAATCATAATGTCTCAAAGTAAAAGAAGATTAACAAAGCTTAAACTTCTTGCTAACTTCTTTGAAAACGTTGATATAATATCCATTTATATTAAGACAGATATTATACACAACTTGTTTAATGAAAACAAGACATTGGATTTTCAGAAACTTGAGCTTTTTCATCTGCAGTATACAGATAGTCTGATAGAATTGTTGACCAAAATAAAGAAGAAAAAGGAAAACGATCTATTGGCTGTTATTAACGAGATCAATATCAATAGCCAATATATTTTGACTTTTGAAGAAAGGAAAGTTGATAGTTTTGAAATGGACAGGAAGATGTACAGTGGTATATTTTCCAAACATCTGAAGGCTTTGTATAAAGATTTGACGGAAGATCAGTTTACCCTGAACTGGAATGATGTTTTGTATTTCCAGAAAAAATATGGAGCAGAGTTTTACAGAACAGATGCAGATGAATCTAAACTTAAGTTTCATCCCGTTCCTTCCTATCAGTACCAGGATTATTCCATAGAAAGAAAATTATTGGGTAAGCTCAATATACAGAACTTTAAAGTTCGCTTTATGTGCGGATATCGCATTGATAGAAATGAGTATGAATTGTTTAAGATTTTTCAATCTGATGAACACTTTATCTTCAACGTTGAGGAAAAAAGATTATATCTCATTGATGATGAACTTGCCTATTTAAATACTTCTGAAAATGAATCCAATCAGATCCTGGTCATCAATCAGCTGAAAAGGAAAAATGAGGAATTGGAAGAATCTATAGATGAAAGAAAGCGAACGCTTCCGGAAGATGTAGAATCTGTTTTAAAAGACTATTTGCGGAACTTGGAAAGTGTTGATATTATGAGCAAAATATTTGATGTCAATGAAGAAACGAATATTCTTCGGGCAATGCTCAACTTGAATTTGAAAAATTAGCGAAAAGGCGGAAAGGCAGAATAGCGAAAAGGCAGAATAGCAAAATCGCTTAACCGTAAAATCGTTAAAGAAGAGTGTTATTGCAATGAAGTAGAATAGAAAGCGATTTTGCAATTCGGCAGTTTAGCAATTTCGCCATTTAACAAAAAAATAACTAAACATAAAAAAGATGGCTATTAACTTACAAAAAGGTCAAAGAATCAACCTGACCAAAGAAAACGGGACAGCTCTTACGCAAGCCTGTGTTGGAATAAACTGGGGTGCTATAGAGAAAAAAAGTTTTTTTGGCGGCAGTAAAAAAGAAGCAGTAGACTTAGATGGAAGCTGTATTTTGTACGATTCAAACAAAAATGCTACTGAAGTTATTTACTTCGGAAATTTGAAATCTAAAAACGGATCTGTAAAACACAGTGGAGATGATCTTACCGGGGATGTAGATGGAGATGATGGTCTTGATAATGAGGTGATCACAGTAGATTTCAGCCAGCTGGATTCAAGTGTTGAATATGTTGCAATGGTTTTGAACAGCTACAGAGGTCAGGATTTCGGTACAATTCCTTTTGCTTCTATCCGTATTTATGAAGGAACTCCTACAAATGTAAGAGAGGTTTTTGCTAAATATGACATCGCTAATGATAAATCATTTAGCGGGCATGTTGCAATGGTAATGGGAGTTTTCTACAGAAGAAACGGTGAATGGAAGTTCAATGCAATTGGTGATCCGACAGCAGATAGAAAATTGGAGCAAACGATTCAGACTGTTCAGCAAAAGTATCTATAAGATATAAATTTTTAAATAAGCTATTATCCCCAAATAACAGTCCTGACATCTATTTAATATAGAAATAATATGTGGAATGGGGTTTTGTCAGGTTGAGTTATATCGGAATTAGTTATATTTACGAAAATTAAAATAAATTAGCAATAATTGTACTTTGTACAGCTATTGCTTTTTATCATATAATAACACATAATAAAAGTGGAAAAACATCAAAGTATTTTAGAACTGCATCCAGGTTTGGTGTGGGGATTTGCGATAACGGTTGTTATCATGTTGCTTCTGGATTTAGGAGTTTTCAATAAAAAGAGTCACGAAGTTTCATCTAAAGAAGCTACCATCTGGTCTGTAGTATGGATTTCATTATCTATGATTTTTTCAGGAGTGGTGTATTGGGTGTTTAACCAATCGGACGGTCATGCGCTTGCAGTGGAAAAATTCACACAATATCAGGCGGCTTATTGGATTGAGAAAGCTCTTTCGGTCGACAACCTGTTTGTATTTATCCTTGTTTTCGGATTCTTTAAAGTTCCGAAATATTTACACCACAAAGTTTTATTTTGGGGAATTATAGGAGCTTTGATCTTCAGGGCAATATTTATATTTGCTGGAGTTGGCCTTATCAATTTAACTTATTTACCGGAGATGAACATTTTTGGTGAAGCTGTTAAAATTAATATTGTTATGATGCTGTTCGGTTTATTCCTTGTGTATGCAGGTATTAAATCCTGGGGTGATGGAGATGATGATGACGATGAAGACTACAGTAATACCGCAGGAGCAAGGTTAATAAAAAGCTTCTGGAAAGTTTCGGATAATTATGACGGAGATAAATTCTTTACCATCCAGAATGGAATTAAAATGGCAACGCCACTTTTGGTTGTGGTAGGAGTAATTGAATTCACTGACGTTCTTTTTGCCGTAGATTCAATTCCTGCAATTTTTGCAATTTCTGATGATCCATTCATCCTTTATACTTCGAATATTTTTGCTATTTTAGGACTAAGATCGCTTTATTTCCTGTTAGCGAACTTTATCCATATGTTCAGCAAGCTGCCATATGGTTTGGCGATTATTTTATCCTTTATTGGAGTTAAAATGTTAATTGCACCATGGATCCATATTTCGTCTCCTGTTTCTTTAGGAATTGTAGGCGGGGTATTAGTGATTTCGGTTATTTTATCAATTATGTTCCCTGAGAAAAAGGAAGATGAAAAAGAAAAATTAGAAGAAAATTAATACAAAAAAGCCTTACTGAAAAGTAAGGCTTTTTTATTGTTTACAATCGATAAGAATTAACTTAAAATGATTTCCAATTCTACGCTCAATCTACTCTAATCTTTAAATCATTCAATTTTTAAATCTTTACATTTAGTAATCATCCATGCAACAATTTATTGATCTTACGTCTGGTCTGTAATGAAACCTTGTACGCTTCATCCCGTAGTTTCTGTATTTTACCCACCGGATGGAAAATAGATTTACTTTCAAATGGATTAAAAGATAATAGTTCCGTTTCGCAGGATCTGGGATCCAATAAGCAGCCTTTCATCATTTTTACTTCCCCTACCTTTATAAAGGGTGAATTTTTCCATTCCTGATTGAGCTTGTTGATAGGCTGGTCATTCAGATCATAACATAGCTGGATCATAACATCAGCAGTATAATCATTTGATTCAAAATAGGATTCAAGGGCTTTTTGCATACTCATTTTCCTTCCGAAATTCTTTTTGACGGATTGGGGTTGAAGTTTTATTTTCATGACGTATTCTCCCATTCGATATGCCCCGACTGAATAATAGTCAAATGCTAAAAGGAAATCATTTCTTTTTCCTATAAACCTAAAGACATTTTTTATCATTGAAGGAGTGAAAAAATAAGGCGCTGCTTTTATCACCTGTGCTGTTAATGAAAATACATTGTTCCATTTTTTAACGAAAAATCGATTGACAGCAGTGAATAACTGTAAAAAAGTACTGACAGAATTAATTGGAAATAATGGAAAATTGACCATAGGATAATTAGCCAGTAGATCTCCATTTTCGTCTTTTATTTTTACAGCAAAACCATAAGCCGGGATTTCTTTCCTGTTTTTACCGACCTGGGGATGGGCATTTGAAAACCGGATCATTAAGTCATATTTGTCCTTATCAAAGAACTGCTGTAACTCTTCCGGAATACCCGGGTTGATTTTAAATTCTCCATGGGCTACGGCATATGTTTTTGCATGTGCATTTCGGGTTGCGTAATTGACATCGCTTACTGAAGATGATTGTTCAACAAAATCAGCTATGCTTTTCTTGTTGATTTCAAAGAGTGCTTTTTCCTCGTCAGTAAGTTGATCAAATTTCTTATTATATCTTATTGTGCTTGGCATTAGTTTTTTAAATTCAATTATAACACCAAGTTTTGAAATGAATGTTACGATAATGTTATTTTACTGCTTCATCTTCTTTAATTAATAGTTTTGGCTCTTTTTTAGAAAGTTTATCTTTGTAAAAAATTAAATAATGGGAGTAGCAGATATGTTATTTAAACGTAAAAAAGAACTGGCTGAGAAAAACCTTAATGAAGGAAAAGCTTTTATGGAGGAAAATGCCAAAAAAGAAGGTGTTGTAACGTTACCAAGTGGATTGCAATATGAAATCATTACAGAAGGTGATGGAGCTCAGCCAAAAGCAAAGGACACCGTAAAATGTCACTACCACGGAACTACGATCAAAGGAAATGTTTTTGACAGCTCTGTAAAAAGAGGAACTCCGGCATCTTTTCCTTTGAACAGAGTGATCTCGGGATGGACAGAAGCTTTACAGTTAATGCCTGTCGGAAGTAAATGGAGATTATTTCTTCCTCCAAATCTTGCCTATGGTGAAGAGCAAATCAGCAAAGAAATCGGACCAAACAGTACGCTTATTTTTGAAGTTGAATTGTTAGGAATTAAATAATTGACCTTATTAAATAAAGCTTAAAATTTACCTGAATTCCAGGTAAATTTTTTTATTTACTTTAAATTCGTATTTTAGATTTTAAGTTGATTGGAAAGGGGATAGATTATTTTTATCATAATCTACCATACAATTACAATTAACTGATTACACAAAAATAGATTGAATGAAAAAGCTACTTTACCTTTTTGCTATTTTTAGCTTACTGACTTCATGTGTTTCCAAAAAAAATCAGGCCATAAAGCAGAATATCCTCACATTGAAGGACAGCTACTGCAAGGCACCGTTTCAATATAATTACAGTAAAAAACTTCCTTCTTACAATTCAGATTCTATTTTATTAGCGAATAAGGAACTTAAAGGAACATTTTCTGACCAGAGCATTTTGATCTTGAATGCGTTAGATAATCTGGATGAAGTTCATGATATTATGAAACTGAAAAAAGATTCATCTTTAAGCGCACAGGTTAAAGTTCTGCAGCTTAAAACAAAGATAAACAGTAAGATAACCATTGCTCTCACAGAGCTGGATGCCGTAGCAGCAGAATTTGACTGTGAGGGAGAACGCGTTGCCCAGATTGGAAGCTATGTGGATAATTTAAACAATTCAAGAAATAATAAATTGATTCTATATTCTATTGTAGCCGGAGCTGCGGCATCTATTGCAGGAGGAATTGTAAAAGACGAAGGATGGAGTAGTGCTATAGATATTGGAGGGGGAGCCTTAGGAGCTGGATTTGGTTTGGCAACACTGAATCCTAAAGGAAAAAAAGTAGAATTTGTTCATCAGAGAAATCTTCTGAGGGATATATGGCATGAAAAACTTGAATCTCCAAATTTCCCACCTTTTATCTGGTATATGTACACAGAAAAGAAGTTTTCTAATAAAGAATCAAATTCGATTATTCAGAGTATGAAGCAAAGATGGCTTCACTATCAGTTTGATGATAACCAAAAAGAAGCTGATGGTTCTGTAATTTTTAGTGATGGAGGTTTTTACCGTGCTGATGATTTACAAAACCGTGCAGCGATGCTTAATCAGATGCAATCGGCAACACGGACAATCAATCAGAATATCAATTATTTATTATTGGATTTAGATAAATTAATACTTTAGGAAAAATTTAACTGTAATATAATTTGTTACATTTAAAATTTTGTTTTACCTTTGTCCGGTAATTATAATGAACAATACAAGATTTGCTACGGCAGTACATATTATGACCTTATTGGCAGAAAGTCCTCAGGAGTGGCTAACTTCTGAATGGATGGCCGGTAGTATTAATATTAATCCTGTAGTTGTTCGCAAAGAATTAAGTGTTTTAAGAACAACAGGTTTAGTGATAAGCAGACAAGGAAAAGAGGGTGGAAGCCAGCTTTCAAGAAGTGCAGAATCAATCAGTATTTCCGAAATTTATTCGGCGGTAAAGAACACTGAAGTTCTTGGAAAGAAAAATCAAAATCCAAATCCGGCATGTAGTGTTGGAAGGGAGATTAACAATCATTTAAATACTTTATTCGGTGAAACGGAAAAATTGGTTATTCAATTTTTAGGAGATAAGTCATTACAGGAATTTTGTAATCAATTCAAGTAAAAATTTTTTATCCTTAAATGTAACAAGATTTATTACAATTTAATTTAAAATAAATATTATGAAAAAAGTAGCAGTAATCGGTGCAACAGGATTTGTAGGTTCACATGTTGTGAAAGAATTGGAAAACAGAGGA is a window from the Chryseobacterium sp. T16E-39 genome containing:
- a CDS encoding toxic anion resistance protein — encoded protein: MDNQSNQPTDPIQPIEPLKTFEPAPPVQPTQGAAPVLVDRDGNVNLTQIQDADLQKYETAANAIDETNPGSIVNFGSELQKTLANQSDSFLNNVRRSNSGEVGELINNLLVELNYVDVDEINGGNKVKGFFSRLPFMKKMITQVENLFAKYDKIVNNIDQISYKVNAGIITSTKDNAVLQTIFDSNVNSIKQIEDLVIAGNLRMERAGRELSEMETNVQNYADYQIADKRDFINRLDRRLADLKVVRLIMMQSLPQIRLVQNNNVSIAEKAQTILTTTLPVWKNQLSLAVAMHRQQQNIEIQQKVSSTTEEILRKNAERLGQNSRNVAKANEQTIVSAETLKETTAMLINTLNEVKQIQKQGTENRRKLDQDLQSLESELKANIRG
- a CDS encoding TerD family protein; the encoded protein is MAINLQKGQRENINAPKFTVGLGWDINNTSTGGAFDLDASLFLLGENKKLVSDNHFIFYNNLESPDKAVIHTGDNLTGDGDGDDEQIKIDLTKIDSAVKEITVVVTIHEAEARKQNFGQVRNSFIRIFNTDTNEELLKYELDEDFSIETAVEFGRIYNRNGEWKFEAVGSGQREGLEKFVSIYQ
- a CDS encoding Rrf2 family transcriptional regulator yields the protein MNNTRFATAVHIMTLLAESPQEWLTSEWMAGSININPVVVRKELSVLRTTGLVISRQGKEGGSQLSRSAESISISEIYSAVKNTEVLGKKNQNPNPACSVGREINNHLNTLFGETEKLVIQFLGDKSLQEFCNQFK
- a CDS encoding phosphoribosyltransferase family protein gives rise to the protein MNTRYSLHHIHSAEEFTFSPAEYSYFKYGDRSYAEKFAKELFDGFITHHEEIFTTDKEIVILPSPYMAIPTASNFLCFYFKKCLDFYLFQKGKKSSVLSKINRNHTYTTDYGNLSFEDRKNLIANDTYYIDKDFLRGKLCIFIDDIKITGSHEHTVNKILNEYAVNADFMFLYYAELMNFDIDPTIENYFNYYAVKNVDHIAEVMIKPSFQFNTRIVKYILGLNSSNFEYLTSKVRKEHMDDLLELAISNNYHLIKEYENNINTLTQTELYYGY
- a CDS encoding TerC/Alx family metal homeostasis membrane protein; translation: MEKHQSILELHPGLVWGFAITVVIMLLLDLGVFNKKSHEVSSKEATIWSVVWISLSMIFSGVVYWVFNQSDGHALAVEKFTQYQAAYWIEKALSVDNLFVFILVFGFFKVPKYLHHKVLFWGIIGALIFRAIFIFAGVGLINLTYLPEMNIFGEAVKINIVMMLFGLFLVYAGIKSWGDGDDDDDEDYSNTAGARLIKSFWKVSDNYDGDKFFTIQNGIKMATPLLVVVGVIEFTDVLFAVDSIPAIFAISDDPFILYTSNIFAILGLRSLYFLLANFIHMFSKLPYGLAIILSFIGVKMLIAPWIHISSPVSLGIVGGVLVISVILSIMFPEKKEDEKEKLEEN
- a CDS encoding HAD family hydrolase: MKADIDIHNHHHFSFDLWLTLIKSHPEFKAKRVELFTSFFSISQPVEEVAKTVKYYDDLCNTINEVIGGNVDTFEIYLLILNALNVDIKQINRDDLTLFYTKSEELFLEYKPVIIFENVHQFFDEIKNQGKTINILSNTGFIKGKTLRKFLIEENLDEYIDFHIYSDEINCSKPNPIAFQEVKNKIKNQDIELHQVLHIGDNVIADFNGAKSFGFNAHLLKH
- a CDS encoding TerD family protein gives rise to the protein MAINLQKGQRINLTKENGTALTQACVGINWGAIEKKSFFGGSKKEAVDLDGSCILYDSNKNATEVIYFGNLKSKNGSVKHSGDDLTGDVDGDDGLDNEVITVDFSQLDSSVEYVAMVLNSYRGQDFGTIPFASIRIYEGTPTNVREVFAKYDIANDKSFSGHVAMVMGVFYRRNGEWKFNAIGDPTADRKLEQTIQTVQQKYL
- a CDS encoding catalase; the encoded protein is MPSTIRYNKKFDQLTDEEKALFEINKKSIADFVEQSSSVSDVNYATRNAHAKTYAVAHGEFKINPGIPEELQQFFDKDKYDLMIRFSNAHPQVGKNRKEIPAYGFAVKIKDENGDLLANYPMVNFPLFPINSVSTFLQLFTAVNRFFVKKWNNVFSLTAQVIKAAPYFFTPSMIKNVFRFIGKRNDFLLAFDYYSVGAYRMGEYVMKIKLQPQSVKKNFGRKMSMQKALESYFESNDYTADVMIQLCYDLNDQPINKLNQEWKNSPFIKVGEVKMMKGCLLDPRSCETELLSFNPFESKSIFHPVGKIQKLRDEAYKVSLQTRRKINKLLHG
- a CDS encoding FKBP-type peptidyl-prolyl cis-trans isomerase, with the translated sequence MGVADMLFKRKKELAEKNLNEGKAFMEENAKKEGVVTLPSGLQYEIITEGDGAQPKAKDTVKCHYHGTTIKGNVFDSSVKRGTPASFPLNRVISGWTEALQLMPVGSKWRLFLPPNLAYGEEQISKEIGPNSTLIFEVELLGIK